In Antennarius striatus isolate MH-2024 chromosome 20, ASM4005453v1, whole genome shotgun sequence, the genomic window AGACAGTGATAAGGCCAGCCATGATGTACGGATTAGAGACTGTactgctgaaaagaagacaggaagctgagctaGAGGTGGTGGATATGAAGATGAGAttctctctaggagtgatcAGGTttataggatcagaaatgagttgatcagaggaacagccatggtgagatgttttggagacaaattTAGAGATACTAAAGCAGACTTTGATGGTTTTGGACATGACCAGGTGAGAAATTGAATTGGTAAaagggtgttgaggatggagctacagggcaagaggaagaccaaggagaagGTGGATGGAATTAGTGAGGGAATACATGAGAGCAGTTTGTGTTAGAGAGGACGATGTAGAAGATAGGCTGATATGGAAAAGAACAACACGCCTTGATGACCCCGAACAGGACAAATCCAAAGTTCATTTGCATGTAACATCTAATTATATGAATGAGTTTTGTGTGAGTCTAAAAGCAAATTGAACCGATGTCAGAACCCTCTTGACGGGGGTAATAACATTACTGTATTTGCTTTATCAACTGTTTCAGCTGCAGGGACGCAGTGTGAGTACTGGTCTGGTGGTGTGCTGGGAAGTGAGCCATCTATGGGTAGCATGATGCAGTTGCAACAGACTTTCAGAGGACCAGAATTTGCACACAGCTTGATTGATGTGGAGGGACCCTTTGCAAATGTGAGCAGAGGTAAGTGAACTCCAGTAGCCTGGAAAGGAGGGAGACAAGGACAAAAGTTAGCAAACTTTATATTGTCTTGTGTATGTATGATTCTGTCAGATGACTGGGATGCTGCAGTGGCCAGTCTGCTTCAGGTCTCCCCTCATGTACCCCAGGCCTTATGGAGTAACACAGTACGATGCTACTTAATCTGTACTCAGGAGACTAAAGCAGAGCTTGACATTTTTAGTAAGGTTAGTAAGATGGGCACCGTAAGTCAACGGAATTCTTACTTTGTTTTCATATCATATCTATACATGtgtttatgtatatatttatcatatttatgGGGCTGTTTCCAAAGACCTAAAGTAGCACAGGGGTATGATTTCAACTTTTATAACTTTATAACAGAAAATTCTTCTTTATCTTTCATTCCAGAAACACTCTCCTGTGCTGCGGAGACTGTGTGAGGGTCTCGGCCATTTCTACCTGAATGTCTGCTTCCCAGAGGAAAATTCTGCTTTATATGCTTTGGAGCGCAAACAGGAAATTGAAaggagttctgtgtgtgtgcttcttctAAAATCTTCTGTTACGAGGTACAGTACATCCTATACATATCACCACTGAGATATAGTCAATGTAGTTCATTAATAATActatttataaatttatttttcaattaaaaaaaaacaaaactctggATATTCATGCATGGTTGAAGCGCTGTGGTGGAGGATTGTGAGGAGGCTTTTGTGAAGAATCCAGACGGCCATCCACTGGTGCTTTACCTCAGGACTGAAGAAAATCGTAATTTGACTGGACCCACCAGACAACTGCTAGAAAGGGTCAATGCTGCAGACAAGGCTGCAAAAAtcaaggtttgtgtgtgttgcatatggaatatttatgttttttctaAGTATTTTCTAATATCCGTAATCCTTCCAATTTGAATGAATGCTGACCTGCTTTGTTGATTTTATTCTCACAGATTTTCTTCCAACTCCAAACACACTTCCCTCACATCATAACTGAGCCATTAATTATTGGCAAAATGCAGAAGTTTATTAAGTTTATTGCCTTTTAACATTGACTATGTTTATCTATGTACTGGTCAGATAATGCTGATATGTTTTGAACTTTAACCCAGGTAGTGGACCATACTGGTTCTGCTGAGGAGGGGGCTGACCTGATTTATGCTCAAATAGAGAAAGCCATCAAACAGGTACAAATTGTCTGCCAGCAGCGCCAGACTCTCAAAAGttatgttctgtgtgtgtttctgacatTACTTCCACTGCTACCTTCATTATGTAGGAGTTGCTGGGTCTTGAAGGAGTAGACGTTGACTCTAAGGATTCTGGAATAGAAGAAGGTCAGGAGGAAGACTCAGGGGATGGGCTGTGGGACCTACATGATGAACAGGAACAGATTGAGTCCTACCAGCAGGCCTGTAATAATAGCAGCTCCCAGTTAGGATTTCAAAAGGTAGTGGGTGATCATCTCTTCTTAATCTTGTCTTCAGATCTCATAATTTaatctgtctgtgttttatctCTCCTCCTCAGTACATAGAGCGTCTGAATGACATGATAGCTGCTCCCCCTCCAACTCCTCCTCTGCTGGTGTCAGGTGGTCCAGGCTCAGGGAAGTCTCTCCTGCTCTCAAAATGGTGAGAACTGAAGAggagcattttaaaaatgattttttcacTTGCCTTTTCTTAAGGTTGTAGCTCTTTAACCACAAGGCAGAACATCTGTACGCCCTTAAATTTACATCCTTACATTTGAatgcatccttttttttaatactgagCCGTCAATCACACTCTAAGAAATGATCTTAGTTCTTTTTAATGGTAAAGTGGGCTAAATTGGAATTGGACATATTATTTGATTCCATGCTGAATGTTTTGTAATCCCATCAGGattgagcagcagcagaagcagtcGCCCAACACTTTGTTCCTTTATCATTTTGTTGGTCGACCATTTTCCACAAGTTCTGAGCCAGTTCTCATCATTAAACGCCTTACAGTCAAAGTAAGTATATCTCCAGGGCTAATGCACAGACAAAAGCTTTATTGGAGTGTAAAAAGAAAGTAATTTTGGAATGAATTTTGAATTTTGGAATCTGAATGTTTTCATGTAGCTGCTGCAGCACTTCTGGTCCATTTCTGGCCTGTCTATGGAGCCCAGTAAGATATTGGAAGAGTTTCCACGTTGGCTTGAACGACTGTCAGCCCGCCTTCAgggaaacatcatcatcatcattgactCCATTGACCAAATACAGGCACaaattttaatctttgttttaaTCACAATTAATAAGAATTATATGAATACTTACAGTTCAGTagaccatgtttttttttccccagcaagCGGAAAGACACATGAAGTGGTTGATTGACCCTCTTCCTGTTAATGTCAGAGTGGTGGTGTCCGTCAATGTGGAGACATGTCCTCAAGCTTGGAGGTGAGACactgtttaaatgttttatgtcttgtgtatgttgttaaataaatgttttgcatgtgtgtttaattGGCTTAAAATGCTACTTATTTTCTGTGCGCTGGGACATATTTCCAGAAATGCTGCTGTAGTATTGCCGTTTGTAATTCAGTGTGTCATTTTAGGTTGTGGCCCACACTTCACTTAGACCCACTGAGTCCCAAAGAGGTCAGGAGTATTGTTAATGCAGAATGCCAAAGCATGGATCTAAAATTTACCAAGGACCAGGTTCGTTATTATCCCATCAGTTTCCCCTTTTTTGAGAGATTTAAAATTCCTGAATTTacctacagtatttatttacttttgctgCAGGAGAAGAAGTTGGAACGGCACTGTCGCTCTGCATCCACCTGCAATGCTCTTTATGTCACGCTGTTGGCAAGAATGATCATCAGGTCAGTCATGATTAGATGGATAGAAATTTGAAAAGAATTTTCTGTGAATCTGTTTTATATGTGGATATAGATCTTGATTTTAATGCTGTTGCCTCTCAATGTATTTTGTCATGTTCTGCCCAGCAGTATATCCTGTTGGTCTCTGGAGAAGAGACTGGAGCAATGTCTACAGTGTCAGGACACCATGTCACTCTACCGCCAGGCACTCAAGATGATGCTGAACTCTCTCAATACAGACAGAGAACGATACGTTATGAGAGAGGTGACCAGATAACATATCAACAacttgtgacatcatcattttcaGATTAATTTGCAAGTTTATCTTGCATACCTGATATTTTACATTGTTGAAGTTGCATTTTCTTTTGGACACTTAAATATCTGGTTCCATTATGTAACAGAGGAACATGTGCTTGTTTTGATCTGTCTTTAGATGCTCTGCCTTGTATGTGCCAGTCATAATGGAGTGAGTGAATCAGAGGTACTAGATCTTTTCCCGGAGCTTGAGTTTCCGGCTCTGTCCTCTCTGCTtcaccgtctgaacagactctgCATTGTAAGCCTCCGCTGTGGGCTCATCAGATTTCAACACTTGCAGGTAATGAACCCTAGTTAAACAGAACTTAATATAGATGTCTTTGTTGAATAatgtcaactggacttgtaggaaaagcttTAAGACGATTCAAGAAGATTCCTTACTTCAGAACGGCTTTTGAGGAGTTAAATATGTCAAACTCCCAGACACTGTTGAacaattttaataaaacaatgtgtttttctttcaggcaTGGAAAGCTGTGAGGTTGGAGTTCCTGGATGGAGGAAGCAGCTCTGCTGCTTACAGAGAGAGGCTCATTCATTACTTCAGTCAGCAACTCAGGTGTTTAAGAGTGATTATCTTCTTCACATACAACACAACTCATGTTTCAATCAGGACAGCTGatttagtgtatgtgtgtgcacagcCAGGACCGCGTGACTTGGCGTGTTGCAGATGAGCTTCCCTGGTTGCTCCAACAGCAGGAGGACAGGACTAAACTACAGCACAGCCTCCTGAACCTGTTTGTCTCTCAGAACCTCTACAAGAGGTACACAATTCTACCCTTACACACAAGTTAAACTTACAAGCCTGCTATATTTACTTCAGGctcatgttgttttcttttacaagGGGTCATttctctgagctgctggcctaTTGGCAGTATGTGGGAAAAGATAAAAGCTCCATGGCCAATGAATATTTCGACTCCCTGAAACATTATGAGAAGAGCTGTGAGACTGAAGACAGCATGACCAAGCTGGCAAACCTCTACGAGACCTTGGGACGTTTCCTTAAAGACCTTGGCCTCCCTAGTCAGGTagtatgaaatatgaaaaaaagattttttaccatgtcttatttttttcccccccacctttcatttccagtttttcatattttcagtaatttattCCTGCATCCTAAATGAGTGTCTACTCTATTAATTTCATTAGCATctgctttttcctttttgtccAGGCTGTAGCCCCTTTACAGCGGTCCCTTGAAATAAGGGAGACAGCCTTGGATCCAGACCATCCCAGCGTAGCTCGATCCCTGCACCAGTTGGCTGGGGTTTATGTTCAGTGGAAGAAATATGGCAACGCTGAGCAACTGTACAAGCAGGCCCTGGAGATAAGTGAGAATGCCTTCGGAGCAGAGCATGCCAGTGTTGCACGAGAGCTGGAGTCACTCGCCGTGCTCtatcagaaacaaaacaagtaaATGGTTCCCTCTCGGCATGTGTGACAATATGTATAAATGTTGTTCATGTAGCGTCGCTGATCAGTTGTTCTTGTTCCAAGAAATGTGGTTACATAACACCGTCACAACTGTCCTTATGATTTTATTAAGACAATCGTCAATGTCAGTACCATCATCATTTTAATCCACTTGTAATAGCTCACGCCTGATATATTTAAATTAGGTATGAACAAGCAGAGAAACTCAGGAAGATGTCGATGAAGATACGTCAGAAGACTGCTCGTCAGAAAGGTCATATGGTAAGCAGGTTGCACGTGTGCTCCCAAGCATGACTAGGGACTCAATCAATATGACTAAACACCGTTTTTGTAATTCCTTTAGTATGGCTTCAGTTTATTGAGACGCAGAGCCCTACAGCTAGAAGAGCTGACACTGGGTAAAGACTCTGCAGACTGTGCCAAGACTCTTAATGAACTGGGTGTCCTCTACTATCTCCAAAACAACCTGGAGTAAGACTACATTTACATCTTTGCATTAGCAAAGACTAGCTCTTTATATTAAGAAAATTATTTGTGGAACTCCAGTCTACCTCATATTGCACCTTTaagaagttttttctttttttggctaATATCCCCATGGTTTTCCTCATCAGTGCTGCCAAGGTATTCTTGACCCGCTCACTGGAGATGCGTCAGCGCGTCCTTGGTCCAGATCACCCAGACTGCGCTCAGTCCCTCAACAACCTGGCTGCACTGCACACAGAGCGAAGGGAATATGAAATAGCTGAGGACATGTACGAGAAGGCGTTAGACATCCGCAAGAAGGCCTTGTCCCCTGACCACCCTTCACTGGCATACACACTCAAACACCTGGCAATGCTTTATAAACGTAGAGTAAGTCAGAGCCTGCTGACGCCGAAACTAGTATTCATTTTGTTGAActgttcatttttgtgtttgttgttatcTGACAATGTGTTTTGTATAGGGGAAGCTAGACAAGGCTGTGCCGCTATATGAGCTGTCTCTGGAAATCAGGGAAAAGAGTTTTGGGCCCAAACACCCCAGTGTGGCCACAGCGCTCGTCAACCTGGCTGTAATCTACTGCCAACTTGTGAGAATATTCATTGTACTTCATTCATTCCTAACCGCATAGTCTCAACTTCAGTAttccttttaaatatttactatttgtttgtttgaattggTTCATTCTTGTCTTGGTCAGAAGAAGCACAGCGATGCCTTGCCTCTTTATGAACGAGCACTGAAAGTGTATGAAGATAGTTTAGGACGCTCACACCCACGGGTGGGAGAGACCCTAAAAAACCTGGCTGTGCTCAGGTACAGTAGTTGAGGTTATATTTGTCTCAtatgttggttttatttagagGCTCCATATAAATTTTGGATACATTTCTGTTTCTGCCTTCATCCCCTTCTTATAGCTATGAAGAAGGTGACTTTGAGAAGGCAGCAGAGCTTTACAAACGTGCGATGGAGATAAAGGAGGCAGAGCCATCATTGGTGTGTGGGAACACCCCGTCCCGCCATTCTTCCAGTGGGGACACCTTCAGTATTAGAGTACCTGCTCCACTCCCACATGCCCCAAGGTGACTGTGTTCAACCATTACTGCCACAACACAATGAAATATGTTTTGACAGCTTTAACTACTAACAGACCCCATGGCTTTCTcggaaaaaaaagggaattgtCTTAGTCGTCACACTGCATGGGTTCAGTCACATTTACTGTTCCGACTAGAGTCATGTGAAGTCTCTTGTACCAGTCTGTGACACTTCTGTATTTGCCAAAACGTATTTATTAACATTCCAGGTTGAATTATGTATGTAAGGGATGTTGATCTCTAAAATCCATTCTGAAGTCCATGTTATGGGCCTGTAACTCAGGTTTACGCTCATGTTTTTCagattcaaacatttaattctCATTGAATGCCTCAAATTGTGCTTCGTCTGTGTAGGAATGGCTTATGCCATGAGGGTTTGGCATAACCTGACCCATAAAACCTGATAATGAACCACGTACGGTACTTTGTGAAGTACACTAAATATTACTCTATGCACTTTGCTTTTTAGTGAACTGGGGATAATGTTTAAAGAAATTTAGttatgaaaagaaaaccttTACGAAAACtatagaaaaaaacacatcaagccACTTTTCTAAGGAACAGAACAATTAAATATGTTCATGTAACTCTGTTCATACAAAATGTTCAGacatgtattgatttattgcCATGCTGTGTTCCTCACATTAGGATTTTAGAACTGCTGTCTCAAAAGATGTGTTAAGAACCATTCATGTTTACATTGTATAATGTTAAATGTACCAGTATTAAGTATTGTCACTAAAGATAGCTGAAGGTATGATCCACACATTATTGGATGTAGCTAATATGACAATACTGCAAGAATGTCCAGGTTTCAGTACACTGAAATAAGGATGTTTGACTGAATGTGAGACCAAAAAAAGGGCACAAAACCTATTGTATCAATTGCCAAATGTAGTTTAAACAATGTATCTATAGTATTTATATAATCATGTATTAATGTAAAAGCTGTACAGgccaacaacaaaaatcacttCCAATATATTGAACACCCTGTATTCCatcttataaatattttattaagaCCAATGTTGCGTCACGTTTTGTTAAAGCTGTGTGAACGACGGACTCATTTACACATccaaacataaaaaacacacatgaaatacATATTGATGCATGAACGGTGATCTTATTCTAGGTTTACATTTTACATGCATTTCATCATGAGTGTTAAACACATTCCCAGTATATTACACATGTAATATACATGTATTAAGTGAAATGCCATGAGCCATCATCCATGCATATTCCTCTCTGGATTTTAGAGGAATTAATTCCTAACTGTTAGGCATTAGATGGGTTTTCATCAGGATGCTTGTTAACAAAGAAAGCAGAAGAATCGACACGTAATAAAATTCTACAGTTTTCTCATCTGAGCCATTAATTCTTCAAGGCTCTGTTCAGTGTCCTCCACAGTCTCTCCACTTGGTGTACTCTGGTTcagacacaagaaaacaaatatcaTCAGAACCGAGTCAATACAACAAACATCAAACAGCCTAAATGTTAGGGTTTTTGTCATTAAACTCTGCATTGCTACTGATCCCTAGCCACAGCATCATGATTTTTAGGTTGGTTTTCCTGTTGAAGCCATGTAGAAATGATCATTATTTAGATTATCAGGGAAATAAACTGGAGACTACAATATTTCTGTTACATTTTTACAGTGACACTACTGCAATAATAACTGAATAGACAAGTTGATTCTAAAGATGTGTTCCAGAATACTAACTTCAGCTGGAATGGTGTAAGCCACAGTGATGCCCTCTGGAAGGTCAGGCATGGTTCCTGTCGCAGCCTGTAATTCTGTTTCAGTCACCTCTGATACAAGTTCAATACCTGCAAAGCATAATTCTGTGTGTTAATACACATAGAAATAGAATGTGTTGCACAATGACAAGTCCGAGTGACGTGTTAGACACAATTGTGACTTTTGTCGCTCACCCCAGTCATTGTCTTCGTGtacaacctcctcctcctcttcctgcacaACTTCAACTTTTGGCTTTTCAGCTTCTTTCTTCTGCAGGAAACAGTTTTACACAGATATGTTCATATAATCAGTACCTGATCAGTCATACATCCTATTACTTGAAAATAGCAAGTGCACACCTTGTACTCCTCCTGTTGTTTTCTACAGTAGTGGTCGTTACACTGGGGGTTGGCTTTCATAGCCATGGTGGGGAAGAAATCCTGCATGGCGTTGTAGCCAAGATAATAACTTACGGTGCCAAACTTTAACAGATAcctgagagacaaaaaaaaccttaacaTACACACGCTGCAGAGACACTCAAAAGTCAGGAATCACCAACCACTATAGATCTGTACAGTGAGATGTCTGAAATGATATCTTACTTGAGTACATTCTGCACCAGGATGCCTGCAACAACCCCCATTGTTGTTGGTAAGctggctgcacacacaccctccctttTCAGAGTCTTCTCATCAATGTTAGCTGCCACCACCAGAGGAGGAgcacactaaaaaaataaaaagatactGCATTACGAGGGCAATTGTCTCTGGTATTTTAGAGAGCTTCAGCTTCTGTGTGGACGTACAGCAAAGCACGCTGTCTCTCCGGGAATGATGAGCTGGATGTGTCCTGACACAGCGTTCTCACTGACACCAGACTCCATCCAGATCTGACCTAGTTCATTACAAGCCTTAGACGAACAAAAAAGATTATTACAATCTTATGAGAGCAGCATGCACATAAAGCactgttattattttgtaaGAGTGAGTCACTTACTGTGTTGATGGCCATTCTGGCTTCAAAGTTGTCCACACAGCTCAGGACCAAGTCCACTGGCTTCCCTTCTTCAAGCGCTCCATGGCTGAGAAGAcatagaatatttttttcaaaggcTTGAACCTCAATGAGGCTCAGTTAAACTAAAGATTAAAAGGGAAGGGTAACCACCTGATACGATCcataaaatgtgcaaaattgTTCATTGTGGTGATGTTGTAGTTGTGGGTCTCAAATGACACATCTGGGTTGATGTTCCTATTGAATGAATTGAGAAACGTGagcacaaagaaataaaatgccTTTAATTTTGAGATATGGATAACAATTAACAACAGCGTACTTAAGCGTGTGTTCTGCTGCTTCCACCTTACTAAGGCCTGCCTGGTGAGGCTGGAAGAACAATCTGTTCATATTGGCCAGCTCTACTTTATCATAGTCAAAGAGCAGCAACTGTGAAGATGCAAGCACAGCATTGGGTTATGGAGGTAAGCTTGTTGAGATGATTGGACCAAGATGAAGAGGTATTACGTTAATGCAGAATGAAGAATAGTAAGAAGGTTTTTATTACCTTACCAATGCCACATCTAGTGAGCATTTCCGCTGTCACACTACCAACTCCACCAACACCAACCACAGCAACTGTGAATGTCCGGATTTTCTGCCAAAAATACGGAAAATATATTTCAACCTTTAAAATGCTTAAGCCATCGTTTTAATTACAGAAGCCCTGGTCGGTATTTTCTAATG contains:
- the nphp3 gene encoding nephrocystin-3; protein product: MGTASSLVSPGEVIEDGYGGDGGEACEIPVEVKPKARLLRSSFRRGPRVIGASFKSTGSVDLEYAAEYERLRKEYEIFRVSKNNEISSMQKKEAKLDEENKRLRAELQALQKTYQKILREKESALEAKYQAMERASTFEHDRDKVKRQFKIFRETKEKEIQDLLRAKRDLEAKLQQLQAQGIQVYDPADSDSDDNQTTVTAAGTQCEYWSGGVLGSEPSMGSMMQLQQTFRGPEFAHSLIDVEGPFANVSRDDWDAAVASLLQVSPHVPQALWSNTVRCYLICTQETKAELDIFSKKHSPVLRRLCEGLGHFYLNVCFPEENSALYALERKQEIERSSVCVLLLKSSVTSAVVEDCEEAFVKNPDGHPLVLYLRTEENRNLTGPTRQLLERVNAADKAAKIKVVDHTGSAEEGADLIYAQIEKAIKQELLGLEGVDVDSKDSGIEEGQEEDSGDGLWDLHDEQEQIESYQQACNNSSSQLGFQKYIERLNDMIAAPPPTPPLLVSGGPGSGKSLLLSKWIEQQQKQSPNTLFLYHFVGRPFSTSSEPVLIIKRLTVKLLQHFWSISGLSMEPSKILEEFPRWLERLSARLQGNIIIIIDSIDQIQQAERHMKWLIDPLPVNVRVVVSVNVETCPQAWRLWPTLHLDPLSPKEVRSIVNAECQSMDLKFTKDQEKKLERHCRSASTCNALYVTLLARMIISISCWSLEKRLEQCLQCQDTMSLYRQALKMMLNSLNTDRERYVMREMLCLVCASHNGVSESEVLDLFPELEFPALSSLLHRLNRLCIVSLRCGLIRFQHLQAWKAVRLEFLDGGSSSAAYRERLIHYFSQQLSQDRVTWRVADELPWLLQQQEDRTKLQHSLLNLFVSQNLYKRGHFSELLAYWQYVGKDKSSMANEYFDSLKHYEKSCETEDSMTKLANLYETLGRFLKDLGLPSQAVAPLQRSLEIRETALDPDHPSVARSLHQLAGVYVQWKKYGNAEQLYKQALEISENAFGAEHASVARELESLAVLYQKQNKYEQAEKLRKMSMKIRQKTARQKGHMYGFSLLRRRALQLEELTLGKDSADCAKTLNELGVLYYLQNNLDAAKVFLTRSLEMRQRVLGPDHPDCAQSLNNLAALHTERREYEIAEDMYEKALDIRKKALSPDHPSLAYTLKHLAMLYKRRGKLDKAVPLYELSLEIREKSFGPKHPSVATALVNLAVIYCQLKKHSDALPLYERALKVYEDSLGRSHPRVGETLKNLAVLSYEEGDFEKAAELYKRAMEIKEAEPSLVCGNTPSRHSSSGDTFSIRVPAPLPHAPSAGQSNPTFLLQTPSKSYVLRKKPPGQLLTGAHKVDREYRVQKALFSAGFPVPQPLLHCTDPEVIGTEFYLMEHVKGRAFKDCRLPGVSAAERAALYVAAVEVLAKLHSLDLASLNLEGYGKGSGYCRRQVSTWTKQYVAAADKDIPAMNELADWLRKNLPTNDDEVTLVHGDFRVDNLIFHPTEARVIAVLDWELSTTGHPLADFAYFLLQHYWPASLQIVSTMGSLKGIEGIPNVDELISIYCRCRGIPPTLPPLNFYLALSVFKLAGISQGVYARYLLGNASAPNAAVFGQCVEPLAKVALQLSQGTLARPRKDLLFLQTAKGLDVLEQVKDFMRQHVLPAQKEVAEYYSRYSQSPQRWHSPQIIEDLKVKAREAGLWNLFLPAVSGLSQLDYAYIAEETGRCAFAAEVFNCSAPDTGNMEVLHMFGSEEQKKKWLEPLLRGEIRSCFCMTEPDVASSDATNMECTLHKDEDNYIINGKKWWSSGAGNPKCEVAIVMCRSSTQDSSRHGQHSMILVPMDTPGVKRVRPITVFGQDDAIHGGHFEVHFESVHVPASNIILGEGRGFEIAQGRLGPGRLHHCMRTIGLAEFALELLCQRATSRSTFGKKLYQHEVVAHWIAECRILIEQTRLLTLHAAHALDKLGSRAARKQIAMIKVAAARMACKVVDCAIQVYGAAGVSEDVPLAQMYSHVRTLRIADGPDEVHLSSIAHLELRDQLKKAQAKL
- the uba5 gene encoding ubiquitin-like modifier-activating enzyme 5 → MATVEELKLRVRELENELIKCKQKRCATEDAQSSELLRPKIDKMSAEVVDSNPYSRLMALKRMGIVDDYEKIRTFTVAVVGVGGVGSVTAEMLTRCGIGKLLLFDYDKVELANMNRLFFQPHQAGLSKVEAAEHTLKNINPDVSFETHNYNITTMNNFAHFMDRISHGALEEGKPVDLVLSCVDNFEARMAINTACNELGQIWMESGVSENAVSGHIQLIIPGETACFACAPPLVVAANIDEKTLKREGVCAASLPTTMGVVAGILVQNVLKYLLKFGTVSYYLGYNAMQDFFPTMAMKANPQCNDHYCRKQQEEYKKKEAEKPKVEVVQEEEEEVVHEDNDWGIELVSEVTETELQAATGTMPDLPEGITVAYTIPAESTPSGETVEDTEQSLEELMAQMRKL